From Halorubrum salinarum, the proteins below share one genomic window:
- a CDS encoding sugar phosphate nucleotidyltransferase — MKAVVLAGGYATRLWPITEHRPKMFLPVGENTVIDEIFEDLEADDRVDEVFVSTNERFADTFAEYLDESPFEKPTLSVEETVEEDEKFGVVGALEQLVDREGVDDDLIVVAGDNMISFDLADFADFFEDKGTPTLAAYDVGDRERAKSYGLVQLDGDEVVDFQEKPDDPQSTLVSIACYAFPAETLPKLTTYLDDDNNPDEPGWFLQWLQRRGAVHAFTFDGAWFDIGTADSYLDAVEYALDGGTLVADDATVEGSDLGDVVHVMSGATVTDSTLDRAVVFEDATITDSEVRNSVIDTGATLEGVDLSGALIGSYTSITEGDDF, encoded by the coding sequence ATGAAAGCCGTCGTACTCGCGGGTGGCTACGCGACCAGACTCTGGCCGATCACCGAACACCGGCCGAAGATGTTCCTGCCGGTGGGCGAGAACACCGTCATCGACGAGATATTCGAGGACTTAGAGGCCGACGACCGAGTCGACGAGGTGTTCGTCTCGACGAACGAGCGCTTCGCCGACACGTTCGCCGAGTACCTCGACGAGAGCCCGTTCGAGAAGCCGACACTGTCGGTCGAGGAGACCGTCGAGGAGGACGAGAAGTTCGGCGTGGTGGGGGCGCTCGAACAGCTCGTCGACCGCGAGGGCGTCGACGACGACCTGATCGTCGTCGCCGGCGACAACATGATCAGCTTCGATCTGGCCGACTTCGCCGACTTCTTCGAGGACAAGGGGACGCCGACGCTGGCGGCCTACGACGTGGGCGACCGCGAGCGCGCGAAGTCGTACGGGCTCGTCCAACTGGACGGCGACGAGGTGGTCGACTTCCAGGAGAAGCCCGACGACCCGCAGTCGACGCTCGTCTCCATCGCCTGCTACGCGTTCCCCGCGGAGACGCTCCCGAAGCTCACCACCTATCTCGATGACGACAACAACCCGGACGAGCCGGGCTGGTTCCTCCAGTGGCTCCAGCGGCGCGGCGCGGTCCACGCGTTCACCTTCGACGGCGCGTGGTTCGACATCGGCACCGCCGACTCCTACCTCGACGCGGTCGAGTACGCGCTCGACGGCGGGACGCTCGTCGCCGACGACGCGACCGTCGAGGGGAGCGACCTCGGCGACGTGGTCCACGTCATGTCGGGCGCGACGGTGACCGACTCGACGCTCGACCGCGCGGTCGTCTTCGAGGACGCGACGATTACCGACTCCGAGGTCCGCAACTCCGTGATCGACACGGGCGCCACCCTGGAGGGCGTCGACCTCTCGGGCGCGCTGATCGGCTCGTACACTTCGATCACCGAAGGCGACGACTTCTGA
- a CDS encoding TIGR04206 family protein has protein sequence MARPDGGRESASESSRRANSESLSASRPAAPTSGRVEWLLVAALLAIPMAVVPGDGAPTLVSLWGFVTLGGDGAGLGGYPVWAYFLDQPRPFATLPPSIRAWPLALGFHLLAAGSATSGVALGREDRRVTGGLLVLAAAAALWVAAGLGVRFGVGTTVGWFSVLPASAAATLLVAGWAYGGDLRGIAVR, from the coding sequence ATGGCGAGACCGGACGGTGGTCGGGAGTCGGCGTCGGAGTCGTCCCGGAGAGCGAACTCGGAGTCGCTGTCCGCGTCGCGCCCGGCGGCACCGACCAGCGGCCGCGTCGAGTGGCTCCTCGTCGCCGCGCTGCTCGCGATTCCCATGGCGGTCGTCCCTGGCGACGGCGCGCCGACGCTGGTGAGCCTCTGGGGGTTCGTGACGCTCGGGGGCGACGGCGCGGGGCTCGGCGGCTACCCGGTGTGGGCGTACTTCCTCGACCAGCCGCGGCCGTTCGCGACGCTCCCGCCGTCGATCCGGGCGTGGCCGCTCGCGCTTGGGTTCCACCTGCTCGCGGCCGGGAGCGCCACGAGCGGGGTCGCGCTCGGCCGCGAGGACCGCCGCGTCACGGGCGGCCTCCTCGTGCTCGCGGCGGCCGCGGCGCTGTGGGTCGCGGCGGGACTGGGCGTGCGCTTCGGCGTCGGGACGACCGTCGGGTGGTTCTCGGTCCTCCCCGCGAGCGCGGCGGCGACGCTTCTCGTCGCGGGCTGGGCGTACGGCGGCGACCTCCGCGGGATCGCGGTCCGGTAG
- a CDS encoding DJ-1/PfpI family protein, which translates to MTSALFVVSEEGYWAEECIEPLTTLESEGVDVTVATPSGSPPVVDERSLDPEAAGGEERVAELREVDEGHPELNHPEPIATVEADGYDAVVLPGGHGTVWDVNQDRHARQLLLDAVAGDDGVALVVCHAVGILGFTREADGTPLVEGRSVTGFPNAWEEDIVDEDDVLPDGRKLPYWVEDEVVLAGADWDAELDADTSVTVDGDLITARGPGSSADAAATLLDEL; encoded by the coding sequence ATGACCAGCGCGCTATTCGTCGTGAGCGAAGAGGGGTACTGGGCCGAGGAGTGTATCGAGCCGCTGACGACGCTCGAAAGCGAGGGCGTCGACGTGACGGTCGCGACGCCGTCCGGGTCGCCGCCGGTCGTCGACGAGCGGTCGCTCGACCCGGAGGCCGCGGGCGGCGAGGAACGCGTCGCGGAGCTTCGCGAGGTCGACGAGGGCCACCCCGAACTCAACCATCCGGAGCCGATCGCGACGGTCGAGGCCGACGGCTACGACGCCGTCGTCCTCCCCGGCGGCCACGGGACCGTCTGGGACGTGAACCAGGACCGCCACGCCCGCCAGCTCCTGCTCGACGCGGTCGCGGGCGACGACGGCGTCGCCCTCGTCGTCTGTCACGCGGTCGGCATCCTCGGGTTCACCCGCGAGGCGGACGGGACGCCGCTCGTCGAGGGCCGCTCGGTGACCGGCTTCCCGAACGCGTGGGAGGAGGACATCGTCGACGAGGACGACGTGCTGCCGGACGGCCGGAAGCTCCCGTACTGGGTCGAAGACGAGGTCGTCCTCGCCGGCGCCGACTGGGACGCCGAACTCGACGCCGACACGAGCGTCACGGTCGACGGCGACCTGATCACCGCGCGCGGCCCGGGCTCCTCGGCCGACGCGGCGGCGACGCTGCTGGACGAGCTGTAA
- a CDS encoding enoyl-CoA hydratase/isomerase family protein: MNRDTISFDVDDRGVATITVDRPEQLNALTVETLEAIEDALDEAADRDARALVIAGAGDEAFVAGADISYMVEMSTPEAQAYAELGHRVADAIESFPAPTVAAVDGYAFGGGCELALACDLRVAAESAVLGQTEIDLGIIPGWGGTQRLPPLVGDEVARRLIFLGERIDAAEAAEVGFVGEVVADEEFDDRIDELAGELAAKPATALRAAKEALNAAGEGTAATGHALERRAWAGLFGTHDQREGMRAFLEKREPEFE, from the coding sequence ATGAACCGGGACACCATCTCCTTCGACGTCGACGACCGCGGCGTCGCGACGATCACCGTCGACCGACCGGAACAGCTCAACGCGCTCACCGTCGAGACGCTCGAAGCGATCGAGGACGCGCTGGACGAGGCGGCCGACCGCGACGCGCGCGCCCTCGTGATCGCCGGCGCGGGCGACGAGGCGTTCGTCGCCGGCGCCGACATCTCCTACATGGTCGAGATGTCGACGCCGGAGGCGCAGGCGTACGCGGAGCTCGGCCACCGCGTCGCGGACGCAATTGAGTCGTTCCCGGCGCCAACGGTCGCCGCGGTCGACGGCTACGCATTCGGCGGCGGCTGCGAGCTCGCCTTGGCCTGCGACCTCCGCGTCGCGGCCGAGAGCGCCGTCCTCGGGCAGACCGAGATCGACCTCGGCATCATCCCGGGCTGGGGCGGCACCCAGCGTCTCCCGCCCCTCGTCGGCGACGAGGTGGCCCGCCGGCTGATCTTCCTCGGCGAGCGCATCGACGCGGCCGAGGCCGCCGAGGTGGGCTTCGTCGGCGAGGTCGTCGCCGACGAGGAGTTCGACGACCGGATCGACGAGCTGGCCGGCGAGCTGGCGGCGAAGCCCGCGACCGCGCTGCGCGCCGCGAAGGAGGCGCTGAACGCGGCCGGCGAGGGCACGGCGGCGACCGGTCACGCCCTCGAACGCCGGGCGTGGGCCGGCCTGTTCGGCACCCACGACCAGCGCGAGGGGATGCGGGCGTTCTTGGAGAAACGGGAGCCGGAGTTCGAATGA
- a CDS encoding RNA-guided endonuclease InsQ/TnpB family protein: MEDVVRTVKVKLDVPDERCDNLHQTKKQFLHCANTTAAWAWRYPDEHCVTSKQRAENALYERLRNETDLTANLVQKGIRRAIEATKSGIARLKKGETTSQPHFDAWSVVYDKRSATFHRDHVSLSTVNGRVECEYVLPDDPTGTPIGEYLLNEEYEFRMSTLQYDRSSESFYLHARMRRTTDEHEQSTAVSNAEHRTVLGVDLNVGGSLAVTSTGAFIGKADEMNHRRREFKKTRGSMRQTGTRSAHLSIQSMDDREHRWMKDELHRASNQILDEAHDHECTHIAFENLTDIRDRMARAKRFHAWAFRRLYEYVEYKTETLDIKVEKVSPAYTIQRCSKCGFTHERNRRSKHQFACQKCDYQLNADYNASKNIARKLLKRLRSGQKSSSGGAPCQCALTSGTLNLNGEFIASVDSTAEGESTDKPTTSVVGH, from the coding sequence ATGGAGGATGTGGTCCGCACCGTCAAAGTCAAGCTTGACGTACCCGACGAGCGGTGCGACAACCTCCATCAGACGAAAAAGCAGTTCCTCCACTGTGCGAACACGACCGCAGCCTGGGCGTGGAGATACCCGGACGAACATTGTGTCACGTCGAAACAACGAGCCGAAAACGCGCTTTACGAGCGACTTCGCAACGAAACAGATCTGACAGCGAACCTCGTTCAAAAAGGGATTCGACGCGCTATCGAAGCCACAAAAAGCGGTATTGCTCGACTCAAGAAAGGCGAAACCACCAGTCAACCGCACTTTGACGCGTGGAGCGTCGTCTACGACAAACGAAGTGCGACGTTTCACCGCGACCACGTGTCCCTTTCCACGGTGAACGGGCGCGTCGAGTGTGAGTACGTACTTCCTGACGATCCGACAGGAACACCGATTGGCGAGTACCTACTGAACGAGGAGTACGAGTTCCGGATGTCCACGCTTCAGTACGACCGCTCGAGCGAGTCGTTCTACCTCCACGCGCGTATGCGCCGTACCACAGACGAACACGAGCAGTCGACGGCTGTTTCTAACGCCGAGCACAGAACAGTCCTTGGCGTTGATCTGAACGTGGGCGGCTCGCTCGCGGTGACTTCTACGGGTGCGTTCATCGGGAAAGCCGACGAGATGAACCATCGACGCCGCGAATTCAAGAAGACCCGCGGGTCAATGCGACAGACGGGCACGCGGTCGGCCCACCTGTCGATCCAGTCGATGGACGACCGAGAACACCGCTGGATGAAAGACGAACTCCATCGTGCTTCGAACCAGATTCTCGACGAAGCTCACGACCACGAATGTACGCACATCGCGTTCGAGAATCTGACCGATATCCGCGATCGGATGGCTCGTGCGAAGCGGTTCCACGCGTGGGCGTTCCGCCGATTATACGAGTACGTCGAGTACAAAACCGAGACGCTCGATATCAAAGTCGAGAAGGTGAGTCCGGCGTACACGATCCAGCGGTGTTCGAAGTGCGGCTTTACACACGAGAGGAATCGGCGCTCGAAACACCAGTTCGCGTGTCAGAAGTGCGACTACCAGCTGAACGCGGACTATAACGCGAGCAAGAACATTGCTCGGAAACTATTGAAACGTCTCCGCTCGGGGCAGAAGTCTTCGAGTGGAGGCGCACCCTGTCAGTGTGCGCTGACGTCAGGGACACTGAACCTGAACGGCGAATTTATCGCCTCCGTCGATTCGACGGCAGAAGGGGAGTCCACTGACAAGCCAACGACTTCAGTCGTGGGTCACTGA
- the hpt gene encoding hypoxanthine/guanine phosphoribosyltransferase, translating into MDQLRQSLLDAPIIEKGEYQYFVHPISDGVPMLEPELLREIVIRIIRKAELENVDKIVTPAAMGIHISTALSLMTDIPLVVIRKRQYGLDGEVPLFQETGYSESEMYINDVEEGDRVLVLDDVLSTGGTMKAILDALTDEVGAEVVDVVAVIKKAGPNELDDTDYNVKTLINVTVEDGEVVIVDAQGDE; encoded by the coding sequence ATGGACCAGTTGCGGCAGTCGCTCCTCGACGCGCCGATCATCGAGAAAGGCGAGTACCAGTACTTCGTCCACCCGATCAGCGACGGCGTCCCCATGCTCGAACCGGAGCTGCTCCGGGAGATCGTCATCCGGATCATCCGGAAGGCGGAGCTGGAGAACGTCGACAAGATCGTCACCCCCGCGGCGATGGGGATCCACATCTCGACCGCGCTCTCGCTGATGACCGACATCCCGCTGGTCGTCATCCGGAAGCGCCAGTACGGCCTCGACGGCGAGGTCCCGCTGTTCCAGGAGACCGGCTACTCCGAGTCGGAGATGTACATCAACGACGTCGAGGAGGGCGACCGCGTGCTCGTGCTCGACGACGTGCTCTCGACGGGCGGCACGATGAAGGCCATCCTCGACGCGCTCACCGACGAGGTCGGCGCGGAGGTCGTCGACGTCGTCGCCGTGATCAAGAAGGCCGGCCCGAACGAGCTCGACGACACCGACTACAACGTGAAGACGCTGATCAACGTCACCGTCGAGGACGGCGAGGTCGTGATCGTCGACGCGCAGGGCGACGAATAA
- a CDS encoding transcriptional regulator codes for METTRQRIADALREEPRTASDLAETLSLPTPTVYEHLDHVSRSVREGNAGGGDADEEFLVAPPTCRECGFDGFDDPVNEPSRCPECKSERIEEPAFVIR; via the coding sequence ATGGAGACGACCCGCCAGCGGATCGCGGACGCGCTCCGGGAGGAGCCGCGGACGGCGAGCGACCTCGCCGAGACGCTGTCGCTGCCGACGCCGACCGTGTACGAACACCTCGACCACGTCTCGCGGTCGGTCCGAGAGGGGAACGCCGGCGGCGGCGACGCGGACGAGGAGTTCCTCGTCGCGCCGCCGACCTGCCGCGAGTGCGGGTTCGACGGCTTCGACGACCCGGTCAACGAGCCGTCGCGGTGTCCCGAGTGTAAGAGCGAGCGGATCGAGGAGCCCGCGTTCGTGATCCGGTAG
- the aroC gene encoding chorismate synthase, producing the protein MNGNRFGRLFQLTTYGESHGDAMGVTVSGVPAGVELDEEAIQAQLDRRKPGQSMITTSRGEPDEVVVNSGVQDGYTTGTPIGMVIQNKDARSGKYEPYVTAPRPSHGDYTYSAKFGTRNWGGGGRSSARETVNWVAAGAVAEQVLDASDHDVQIKAHVNRIGEVEADPVSFEQLLERSEENDVRCADPDAAAEMQELIEEYQEKGDSIGGSIYFECRGVPRGLGAPRFDGFPSRLGQAMFSIPATTGVEFGLGKGAVDVTGSERNEDWTFDDGESFEHVESDEGDPVPVGNDHGGLQGGITTGEPIYGEATWHAPTSIPKKQRSADWETGEEKEIQVVGRHDPVLPPRAVPVVEAMLYCTVLDFMLLGGRINPDRVDGNPGQYDTEYHPSSPRNE; encoded by the coding sequence ATGAACGGGAACCGGTTCGGCCGACTCTTCCAGCTGACGACCTACGGCGAGAGCCACGGCGACGCGATGGGCGTCACCGTCTCCGGCGTGCCCGCGGGCGTCGAGCTCGACGAGGAGGCCATCCAGGCGCAGCTTGACCGGCGCAAGCCGGGGCAGTCGATGATCACCACCTCGCGCGGCGAGCCCGACGAGGTCGTCGTCAACTCCGGCGTTCAGGACGGGTACACCACCGGAACGCCGATCGGCATGGTGATCCAGAACAAGGACGCGCGCTCGGGGAAGTACGAGCCGTACGTCACGGCGCCGCGCCCCTCGCACGGCGACTACACCTACTCGGCGAAGTTCGGCACGCGCAACTGGGGCGGCGGCGGGCGCTCCTCAGCCCGGGAGACGGTGAACTGGGTCGCGGCCGGCGCCGTCGCGGAGCAGGTCCTCGACGCCTCGGACCACGACGTACAGATCAAGGCTCACGTTAACCGGATCGGTGAGGTCGAGGCCGACCCGGTGAGCTTCGAGCAGCTGCTCGAACGCAGCGAGGAGAACGACGTGCGCTGCGCCGACCCGGACGCGGCCGCCGAGATGCAGGAGCTGATCGAGGAGTACCAGGAGAAGGGCGACTCAATCGGCGGCTCGATCTACTTCGAGTGCCGCGGCGTCCCGCGCGGGCTCGGCGCGCCGCGCTTCGACGGCTTCCCGAGCCGGCTCGGGCAGGCGATGTTCTCCATCCCGGCGACGACGGGCGTCGAGTTCGGACTCGGGAAAGGCGCCGTCGACGTGACGGGCAGCGAGCGCAACGAGGACTGGACGTTCGACGACGGCGAGTCGTTCGAGCACGTCGAGAGCGACGAGGGCGACCCGGTCCCCGTCGGCAACGACCACGGCGGCCTCCAGGGCGGGATCACGACCGGCGAGCCGATCTACGGCGAGGCGACGTGGCACGCGCCCACGTCGATCCCGAAGAAGCAGCGCTCCGCCGACTGGGAGACGGGCGAGGAGAAGGAGATCCAGGTCGTCGGCCGCCACGACCCGGTCCTCCCGCCGCGGGCGGTCCCCGTCGTCGAGGCGATGCTGTACTGTACCGTCCTCGACTTCATGCTGCTCGGCGGTCGGATCAACCCCGACCGCGTCGACGGGAACCCGGGCCAGTACGACACCGAGTACCACCCGAGCAGCCCGCGCAACGAGTAA
- a CDS encoding nucleoside phosphorylase has protein sequence MIPHFGDKYDADALFSPADAVATQGDGLPDGPPAVLLGYQAELTDAVREESDDRVEIVRGQHIELLSEAVGYVPVHESGIGAPVTATVTENVIAAGAEAVAMLGGGAALQPDIAPDAAILPTDAIRDEGVSHHYLPPEEPVTPTASLVDELDASLSRAGFDTPRGTTWTTSAMYRETVPEVERYRDEGVVTLCMESAALWAVSRYRGADAATVHEVGDYLTSEEWAPAADADRGLTDMLSPTVEAMERHVTGG, from the coding sequence ATGATCCCGCACTTCGGCGACAAGTACGACGCCGACGCGCTCTTCTCGCCCGCTGATGCCGTCGCGACGCAAGGCGACGGGCTCCCTGACGGGCCGCCGGCCGTCTTGCTCGGCTACCAGGCCGAGCTCACTGACGCGGTACGCGAAGAGAGCGACGACCGTGTCGAGATCGTCAGGGGACAACACATCGAGTTGCTCTCCGAGGCGGTCGGCTACGTGCCCGTCCACGAGTCGGGGATCGGCGCACCGGTGACCGCGACCGTCACGGAGAACGTTATCGCCGCCGGGGCCGAAGCGGTCGCGATGCTCGGCGGCGGCGCCGCGCTCCAGCCCGACATCGCCCCGGACGCCGCCATCCTCCCGACGGACGCCATCCGCGACGAGGGGGTCTCACACCACTATCTCCCCCCGGAGGAGCCGGTGACACCGACCGCGTCGCTCGTCGACGAACTCGACGCGTCGCTGTCGCGCGCCGGCTTCGACACGCCACGCGGAACGACGTGGACGACCAGCGCGATGTACCGCGAGACGGTTCCCGAGGTCGAGCGCTACCGCGATGAAGGAGTCGTGACTCTCTGTATGGAGTCGGCGGCGCTGTGGGCGGTGTCCCGCTACCGCGGTGCGGACGCCGCGACGGTCCACGAGGTCGGCGACTACCTGACGTCCGAGGAGTGGGCCCCAGCGGCCGACGCGGACCGCGGACTCACCGACATGCTCAGTCCGACCGTCGAAGCGATGGAGCGCCACGTGACGGGCGGGTAA
- a CDS encoding ZIP family metal transporter translates to MTTLPALLGVTTVAGLATGLGALPVFFRSKVTHRVYDAALGLAAGLMVAASVFGLIIPGLEEGTLSAVMIGVFLGGIVLLGGNYAIPHLHAQYREWLPEGGATGDDAESMRTGESGRPTAGDDDEDAVDEAAADPAESDAAAREVTLRKALLIGGAITLHNAPEGLAIGVAFASGLEEVALLLAVVIGLQNVPDGFAFAVPMADTGMSNARVLWYTTLSGVVPQVAASAFGFTLVSVAAGLFPVSSGFAAGAMLAVVFRELIPSSHGHGHADAATGAFLVGFVLLVVVDAVVVV, encoded by the coding sequence ATGACAACGCTGCCGGCCCTCCTGGGAGTCACCACCGTCGCGGGGCTCGCGACGGGACTGGGCGCGTTACCCGTCTTCTTCCGCTCGAAGGTCACGCACCGCGTGTACGACGCGGCGCTCGGCCTCGCCGCGGGGCTGATGGTCGCCGCCAGCGTCTTCGGGCTGATCATTCCCGGTCTGGAGGAGGGGACCCTCTCCGCAGTGATGATCGGGGTGTTCCTCGGCGGGATCGTGCTCCTCGGCGGCAACTACGCCATTCCGCACCTCCACGCGCAGTACCGGGAGTGGCTCCCGGAGGGCGGAGCGACGGGCGACGACGCCGAATCGATGCGGACGGGCGAGAGCGGCCGGCCGACCGCCGGCGATGACGACGAGGACGCCGTCGACGAGGCCGCCGCCGATCCGGCCGAATCTGACGCGGCCGCCCGGGAGGTGACGCTCCGGAAGGCGCTGCTCATCGGCGGGGCGATCACGCTCCACAACGCCCCCGAGGGGCTGGCGATCGGCGTCGCGTTCGCCTCCGGGTTAGAGGAGGTGGCGCTGCTGCTGGCGGTCGTGATCGGGCTCCAGAACGTGCCCGACGGGTTCGCCTTCGCCGTGCCGATGGCGGACACCGGCATGTCGAACGCCCGCGTCCTCTGGTACACGACGCTGTCTGGGGTGGTGCCCCAGGTCGCCGCCTCCGCCTTCGGTTTCACGCTCGTCTCGGTCGCCGCGGGGCTGTTTCCCGTCTCCTCCGGCTTCGCCGCCGGGGCGATGCTCGCGGTCGTCTTCCGTGAGCTGATCCCCTCCTCGCACGGGCACGGCCACGCCGACGCCGCGACCGGCGCCTTCCTCGTCGGCTTCGTGCTGCTCGTCGTCGTCGACGCCGTCGTCGTGGTGTGA
- a CDS encoding alkaline phosphatase family protein, with translation MGLFDRLRGDDDERVVFLGIDGVPLDLVEDHPDVFENLTDIAETGSGGRLESIVPPESSACWPSLTTGQNPGSTGVYGFQDREVDSYETYVPLGRHVKATRLWDRVTDAGRDATVLNVPVTFPPSTRVQRMVSGFLSPDLDAATSDEDLRETLDGFDYRIDVNAKLGHDDDKTEFIENAHATLDARYDAFSHYLDQDDWDLFFGVFMSTDRVNHFLFGDYATDGEYADEFLEFYRKLDGYIGEIRDSLDDDTTLIVASDHGFTRLEWEVNCNQFLADEGWLSYADDDHDALTDIDDETRAYSLIPGRFYLNVEGREPNGVVPESEYEATREELIDDLESLTGPDGRQVCKRIVKGETVFDGAHDDIAPDLVVIPADGFDLKSGFAGKEAVFTEGPRNGMHKFENSLLYSTDPDLDLSDANLFDVTPTVLDLLDVEADDEFDGESLLS, from the coding sequence ATGGGTCTGTTCGACCGGCTCCGCGGCGACGACGACGAGCGCGTCGTCTTCCTCGGGATCGACGGCGTACCGCTCGACCTCGTCGAGGACCACCCCGACGTCTTCGAGAACCTGACCGACATCGCCGAGACCGGTTCCGGGGGGCGCTTGGAGAGCATCGTCCCGCCCGAGTCGAGCGCGTGCTGGCCGAGCCTCACGACCGGGCAGAACCCCGGCTCGACGGGCGTGTACGGCTTCCAGGACCGCGAGGTCGACTCCTACGAGACGTACGTCCCGCTCGGGCGCCACGTGAAGGCGACCCGCCTGTGGGACCGCGTCACCGACGCCGGGCGCGACGCGACCGTCCTCAACGTCCCCGTCACGTTCCCGCCGTCGACGCGGGTCCAGCGGATGGTCTCCGGGTTCCTCTCGCCGGATCTCGATGCCGCGACGAGCGACGAGGACCTTCGCGAGACGCTCGACGGCTTCGACTACAGGATCGACGTGAACGCCAAGCTCGGCCACGACGACGACAAGACGGAGTTCATCGAGAACGCGCACGCGACGCTGGACGCCCGCTACGACGCCTTCTCCCACTACCTCGACCAGGACGACTGGGACCTCTTCTTCGGCGTGTTCATGAGCACCGACCGAGTGAACCACTTCCTCTTCGGCGACTACGCGACCGACGGCGAGTACGCCGACGAGTTTCTCGAGTTCTACCGCAAGCTCGACGGCTACATCGGCGAGATCCGCGACTCGCTCGACGACGACACCACCCTGATCGTCGCCTCCGACCACGGGTTCACTCGACTGGAGTGGGAGGTGAACTGTAACCAGTTCCTCGCCGACGAGGGGTGGCTCTCCTACGCGGACGACGACCACGACGCGCTCACCGACATCGACGACGAGACGCGCGCGTACTCGCTCATCCCCGGCCGCTTCTACCTCAACGTAGAGGGCCGCGAGCCGAACGGCGTCGTCCCCGAGTCCGAGTACGAGGCGACCCGCGAGGAGCTCATCGACGACCTCGAATCGCTCACCGGGCCCGACGGCCGGCAGGTGTGTAAGCGGATCGTGAAAGGCGAGACCGTCTTCGACGGCGCCCACGACGATATTGCCCCCGACCTCGTCGTCATCCCCGCGGACGGGTTCGACCTCAAGTCCGGCTTCGCCGGCAAGGAGGCCGTCTTCACCGAGGGCCCGCGCAACGGGATGCACAAGTTCGAGAACTCGCTGCTGTACTCGACCGACCCCGACCTCGACCTGTCCGACGCGAACCTCTTCGACGTGACGCCCACCGTCCTCGACCTGCTGGACGTCGAGGCCGACGACGAGTTCGACGGCGAGAGCCTGCTGAGCTGA